A genomic segment from Epinephelus fuscoguttatus linkage group LG17, E.fuscoguttatus.final_Chr_v1 encodes:
- the lg17h6orf136 gene encoding uncharacterized protein C6orf136 homolog, producing MAVSRGGVAFWVGCVRSHGRRQAIRRQGWSLSQATDCQWLRQTRPLSSASWALVPPNSLRYQNIKQPALSHPFHHASQPQTGAYYEEDWEESLSVCVLVRQGDSDALHTLLEIPLFSRSKVGELLAPGAHKSSEFSFPLTTVDGSREDDISVDSFKRNSVDAVKREHGCFRSLFEAERCPAPFMYGSQFYCFHCPGTEPLPGSRPESGQDFGLDSKPVELPPPPSTSLCSHIERAEGEHADGDSEGEEKLAVMYERLRIELPSFFMKNHDYSMYSLDMEFINGLLNTKTRGRTVYQLTLSLWRLLCLCYYARAQLEVLKLTKHMEDGTIKARWRIRGLPFYSLLLRFYRKDKSQLYRSYDAFSTFYIGQDGLIHCHKVEKVMPVQPPVLPRVTSLLAGALVALGVQEHRPALNLLPLLLSSRRQSRD from the exons ATGGCTGTGAGCAGAGGGGGCGTGGCCTTCTGGGTGGGTTGTGTCCGCAGCCATGGCAGAAGGCAAGCCATCAGAAGACAGGGCTGGAGTCTCAGTCAG GCAACCGACTGTCAGTGGCTCCGTCAGACGCGCCCCCTGAGCAGTGCATCATGGGCTCTGGTGCCCCCCAACAGCCTGAGGTATCAGAACATTAAGCAGCCGGCGCTGTCCCACCCGTTCCACCATGCCAGCCAGCCTCAGACTGGAGCGTACTATGAGGAAGACTGGGAGGAGTCTCTGAGCGTGTGCGTGCTGGTGCGACAGGGTGACTCAGACGCCCTCCACACCCTGCTGGAGATCCCTCTGTTTAGTCGCAGTAAAGTAGGAGAGCTCCTCGCTCCGGGGGCTCACAAGTCCTCCGAGTTCTCCTTCCCGCTGACCACGGTGGACGGCAGCAGAGAGGATGACATCAGCGTCGACAGCTTCAAGAGAAACAGCGTTGATGCTGTAAAGAGAGAACACGGCTGCTTCAGGAGCCTGTTTGAAGCTGAGAGGTGTCCGGCGCCGTTCATGTATGGCTCTCAGTTCTATTGTTTTCATTGCCCAGGCACGGAGCCGCTGCCCGGCAGCAGGCCTGAGTCTGGGCAGGATTTTGGACTTGACAGTAAGCCTGTGGAGCTGCCGCCGCCGCCCTCCACCTCTCTGTGTAGCCATatagagagagcagagggagagcaCGCTGACGGAGACagtgaaggagaggagaaactGGCCGTGATGTATGAACGACTGAGGATAGAG CTTCCAAGTTTCTTCATGAAGAACCACGACTACAGCATGTACTCTTTGGATATGGAATTCATCAACGGCCTCTTAAACACAAAGACCAG AGGCCGCACGGTGTACCAGCTGACCCTCTCCCTGTGGCGCCTCCTGTGTCTATGTTACTACGCCCGGGCTCAGCTGGAGGTGCTGAAGCTCACCAAGCACATGGAGGACGGGACCATCAAGGCTCGCTGGAGGATCAGGGGCCTTCCCTTCTACTCTCTGCTGCTACGCTTCTATCGCAAAGACAAATCTCAGCTGTACAG GTCATATGATGCATTCTCTACCTTTTACATCGGGCAGGACGGACTCATTCACTGTCATAAAGTTGAGAAG GTGATGCCGGTTCAGCCCCCTGTCCTGCCCAGAGTGACTTCTCTCCTGGCGGGCGCTCTGGTGGCGCTCGGGGTGCAGGAGCACCGACCGGCTCTCAACCTGCTgcccctcctcctgtcctcgCGGCGACAGAGCAGAGACTGA